From Salvia splendens isolate huo1 chromosome 3, SspV2, whole genome shotgun sequence, a single genomic window includes:
- the LOC121793738 gene encoding phosphatidylinositol 4-phosphate 5-kinase 5-like isoform X1: MKAWEATVRKTQAAAKKRANTIFGTSYVVDTDEDASDQEEELHAPGEVFHAERFLPNGDYYTGYWSDTFPHGQGKYWWTDGCMYVGEWFKGKKMGKGTFSWPSGAMYEGNFKSGFMDGDGIYTGAIGGTYKGSWVMNLKHGFGIKEYPNGDVYEGEWSRGSQEGHGKYNWKIGTAYVGEWKNGKICGHGKMKWPNGNVYEGYWEEGLPKGNGTFRWEDGSSYVGNWSSDPEEQNGTYYPSAAHNEGGDDALEWDPQQLFSEDLKECKVCPTEKIPMWPSQKKLAVWRSTKGGAEPSVRHRRMSVDGRIDSGVDRDLGGIRLSDGAAPSAWISGGMRDGEESSAMYPVPIKLPKIAKRQGETISKGHRNYDLMLNLQLGIRHSVGRPGPPPSLDLKTSAFDPKEKFWTKFPPEGSKITPPHNSCEFKWKDYCPKVFRTLRMLFKVDPADYMLSICGDDALRELSSPGKSGSFFYLTNDDRYMIKTMKKAEVKVLLRMLSAYYNHVRSFENTLVTKYFGLHCVRLNGQKVRFIIMGNLFCTEYLIHKRYDLKGSTFGRLTDKPESEIDSNTTLKDLDLNFIFRLQKTWYQEFRRQVDKDCEFLEQERIMDYSLLVGIHFTEASTSTGERSVTPSYQTHIDNGGSESDSIPKLSNVEHMFLDPAGWGSIRLGISMPARVERTVRSNEAELQLIGEPTGEYYDVVLFFGIIDILQDYDITKKLEHAYKSIQYDPNSISAVDPKQYARRFRDYMLKAFAQDT; encoded by the exons ATGAAGGCATGGGAGGCAACAGTACGGAAGACACAAGCCGCGGCGAAGAAGCGAGCCAACACCATATTTGGAACCTCATACGTAGTGGATACTGATGAAGACGCCTCTGATCAAGAAGAGGAGCTCCACGCACCTGGGGAGGTCTTTCACGCAGAGAGATTCCTCCCCAACGGGGATTACTACACTGGCTATTGGTCTGACACCTTTCCCCATGGACAAGGAAAGTATTGGTGGACTGATGGCTGCATGTACGTTGGGGAATGGTTCAAGGGAAAGAAGATGGGGAAGGGGACTTTTAGCTGGCCATCAGGCGCCATGTATGAAGGGAATTTTAAGAGCGGTTTTATGGATGGCGATGGGATTTATACAGGGGCCATTGGTGGCACCTATAAGGGGTCTTGGGTGATGAATTTGAAGCATGGTTTTGGAATAAAGGAATACCCAAATGGGGATGTGTATGAGGGAGAATGGAGCCGAGGATCACAAGAGGGGCATGGGAAGTATAATTGGAAAATTGGGACTGCATATGTTGGAGAATGGAAAAATGGCAAGATTTGTGGGCATGGCAAAATGAAGTGGCCTAATGGAAATGTGTATGAGGGGTATTGGGAGGAGGGACTGCCTAAGGGAAACGGGACATTTAGATGGGAGGATGGGAGCTCGTATGTGGGAAATTGGAGTAGTGATCCTGAGGAACAGAATGGGACGTACTATCCTTCAGCTGCACATAATGAAGGGGGTGATGATGCACTTGAGTGGGATCCTCAACAACTTTTTAGTGAAGATTTGAAGGAATGCAAGGTATGCCCCACTGAGAAGATACCGATGTGGCCTTCCCAAAAAAAGTTGGCTGTGTGGAGGTCCACAAAGGGTGGGGCGGAGCCGAGTGTGAGGCATAGGAGGATGTCTGTAGATGGACGGATAGATTCTGGGGTGGATCGAGATTTAGGGGGGATACGCTTGTCCGATGGGGCTGCACCCTCGGCTTGGATATCGGGGGGAATGAGGGATGGCGAGGAATCCTCAGCGATGTATCCCGTGCCTATCAAGTTGCCCAAGATTGCTAAGAGGCAAGGGGAGACCATCTCTAAAGGGCATAGAAATTATGACCTAATGCTCAATTTACAGCTTGGAATTAG GCATTCAGTGGGGAGACCAGGACCGCCTCCATCGCTTGATCTGAAGACGTCGGCCTTTGATCCCAAGGAAAAGTTTTGGACAAAGTTCCCTCCAGAAGGTTCCAAGATCACGCCACCACACAATTCATGTGAATTTAAATGGAAAGACTATTGCCCTAAAGTGTTCAG AACACTGAGGATGTTGTTCAAGGTGGATCCAGCAGATTACATGTTGTCTATTTGTGGCGATGACGCTCTTCGGGAGTTGTCCTCGCCTGGTAAAAGTGGAAGCTTCTTCTACTTAACCAACGACGATCGTTACATGATCAAGACAATGAAGAAAGCAGAAGTAAAA GTGCTTTTAAGGATGCTAAGTGCATATTACAACCACGTTCGTTCATTTGAGAACACCCTTGTCACCAAATACTTTGGTCTGCATTGTGTAAGGCTAAATGGCCAGAAG GTTCGTTTCATCATCATGGGGAATCTATTCTGCACCGAGTATCTGATCCATAAAAGATATGACCTGAAAGGTTCCACATTTGGGAGATTGACTGATAAGCCAGAATCAGAAATTGACTCCAATACAACACTCAAAGATCTTGATCTCAACTTTATATTTCGTCTACAAAAGACATGGTATCAAGAATTTAGAAG ACAAGTCGACAAAGACTGCGAGTTTCTTGAACAGGAAAGAATCATGGACTATAGTCTCCTAGTTGGCATTCACTTCACAGAGGCATCAACATCAACTGGTGAGCGCTCTGTCACGCCCTCTTATCAGACGCATATTG ATAATGGTGGTTCAGAAAGTGATTCAATTCCGAAATTGTCGAATGTAGAACATATGTTTTTAGACCCTGCAGG GTGGGGTAGCATTAGATTGGGGATCAGTATGCCTGCAAGAGTGGAAAGAACAGTCAGAAGTAATGAGGCAGAGCTTCAGCTAATCGGAGAGCCAACAGGAGAGTATTATGATGTAGTACTATTCTTTGGGATCATAGACATTCTTCAAGACTACGACATCACCAAGAAGCTGGAACACGCGTACAAATCCATCCAGTATGACCCCAACTCCATTTCCGCAGTTGATCCCAAGCAATATGCAAGACGTTTTCGAGACTACATGCTCAAAGCCTTTGCACAAGATACATGA
- the LOC121793738 gene encoding phosphatidylinositol 4-phosphate 5-kinase 5-like isoform X2 has product MKAWEATVRKTQAAAKKRANTIFGTSYVVDTDEDASDQEEELHAPGEVFHAERFLPNGDYYTGYWSDTFPHGQGKYWWTDGCMYVGEWFKGKKMGKGTFSWPSGAMYEGNFKSGFMDGDGIYTGAIGGTYKGSWVMNLKHGFGIKEYPNGDVYEGEWSRGSQEGHGKYNWKIGTAYVGEWKNGKICGHGKMKWPNGNVYEGYWEEGLPKGNGTFRWEDGSSYVGNWSSDPEEQNGTYYPSAAHNEGGDDALEWDPQQLFSEDLKECKVCPTEKIPMWPSQKKLAVWRSTKGGAEPSVRHRRMSVDGRIDSGVDRDLGGIRLSDGAAPSAWISGGMRDGEESSAMYPVPIKLPKIAKRQGETISKGHRNYDLMLNLQLGIRHSVGRPGPPPSLDLKTSAFDPKEKFWTKFPPEGSKITPPHNSCEFKWKDYCPKVFRTLRMLFKVDPADYMLSICGDDALRELSSPGKSGSFFYLTNDDRYMIKTMKKAEVKVLLRMLSAYYNHVRSFENTLVTKYFGLHCVRLNGQKVRFIIMGNLFCTEYLIHKRYDLKGSTFGRLTDKPESEIDSNTTLKDLDLNFIFRLQKTWYQEFRRQVDKDCEFLEQERIMDYSLLVGIHFTEASTSTDNGGSESDSIPKLSNVEHMFLDPAGWGSIRLGISMPARVERTVRSNEAELQLIGEPTGEYYDVVLFFGIIDILQDYDITKKLEHAYKSIQYDPNSISAVDPKQYARRFRDYMLKAFAQDT; this is encoded by the exons ATGAAGGCATGGGAGGCAACAGTACGGAAGACACAAGCCGCGGCGAAGAAGCGAGCCAACACCATATTTGGAACCTCATACGTAGTGGATACTGATGAAGACGCCTCTGATCAAGAAGAGGAGCTCCACGCACCTGGGGAGGTCTTTCACGCAGAGAGATTCCTCCCCAACGGGGATTACTACACTGGCTATTGGTCTGACACCTTTCCCCATGGACAAGGAAAGTATTGGTGGACTGATGGCTGCATGTACGTTGGGGAATGGTTCAAGGGAAAGAAGATGGGGAAGGGGACTTTTAGCTGGCCATCAGGCGCCATGTATGAAGGGAATTTTAAGAGCGGTTTTATGGATGGCGATGGGATTTATACAGGGGCCATTGGTGGCACCTATAAGGGGTCTTGGGTGATGAATTTGAAGCATGGTTTTGGAATAAAGGAATACCCAAATGGGGATGTGTATGAGGGAGAATGGAGCCGAGGATCACAAGAGGGGCATGGGAAGTATAATTGGAAAATTGGGACTGCATATGTTGGAGAATGGAAAAATGGCAAGATTTGTGGGCATGGCAAAATGAAGTGGCCTAATGGAAATGTGTATGAGGGGTATTGGGAGGAGGGACTGCCTAAGGGAAACGGGACATTTAGATGGGAGGATGGGAGCTCGTATGTGGGAAATTGGAGTAGTGATCCTGAGGAACAGAATGGGACGTACTATCCTTCAGCTGCACATAATGAAGGGGGTGATGATGCACTTGAGTGGGATCCTCAACAACTTTTTAGTGAAGATTTGAAGGAATGCAAGGTATGCCCCACTGAGAAGATACCGATGTGGCCTTCCCAAAAAAAGTTGGCTGTGTGGAGGTCCACAAAGGGTGGGGCGGAGCCGAGTGTGAGGCATAGGAGGATGTCTGTAGATGGACGGATAGATTCTGGGGTGGATCGAGATTTAGGGGGGATACGCTTGTCCGATGGGGCTGCACCCTCGGCTTGGATATCGGGGGGAATGAGGGATGGCGAGGAATCCTCAGCGATGTATCCCGTGCCTATCAAGTTGCCCAAGATTGCTAAGAGGCAAGGGGAGACCATCTCTAAAGGGCATAGAAATTATGACCTAATGCTCAATTTACAGCTTGGAATTAG GCATTCAGTGGGGAGACCAGGACCGCCTCCATCGCTTGATCTGAAGACGTCGGCCTTTGATCCCAAGGAAAAGTTTTGGACAAAGTTCCCTCCAGAAGGTTCCAAGATCACGCCACCACACAATTCATGTGAATTTAAATGGAAAGACTATTGCCCTAAAGTGTTCAG AACACTGAGGATGTTGTTCAAGGTGGATCCAGCAGATTACATGTTGTCTATTTGTGGCGATGACGCTCTTCGGGAGTTGTCCTCGCCTGGTAAAAGTGGAAGCTTCTTCTACTTAACCAACGACGATCGTTACATGATCAAGACAATGAAGAAAGCAGAAGTAAAA GTGCTTTTAAGGATGCTAAGTGCATATTACAACCACGTTCGTTCATTTGAGAACACCCTTGTCACCAAATACTTTGGTCTGCATTGTGTAAGGCTAAATGGCCAGAAG GTTCGTTTCATCATCATGGGGAATCTATTCTGCACCGAGTATCTGATCCATAAAAGATATGACCTGAAAGGTTCCACATTTGGGAGATTGACTGATAAGCCAGAATCAGAAATTGACTCCAATACAACACTCAAAGATCTTGATCTCAACTTTATATTTCGTCTACAAAAGACATGGTATCAAGAATTTAGAAG ACAAGTCGACAAAGACTGCGAGTTTCTTGAACAGGAAAGAATCATGGACTATAGTCTCCTAGTTGGCATTCACTTCACAGAGGCATCAACATCAACTG ATAATGGTGGTTCAGAAAGTGATTCAATTCCGAAATTGTCGAATGTAGAACATATGTTTTTAGACCCTGCAGG GTGGGGTAGCATTAGATTGGGGATCAGTATGCCTGCAAGAGTGGAAAGAACAGTCAGAAGTAATGAGGCAGAGCTTCAGCTAATCGGAGAGCCAACAGGAGAGTATTATGATGTAGTACTATTCTTTGGGATCATAGACATTCTTCAAGACTACGACATCACCAAGAAGCTGGAACACGCGTACAAATCCATCCAGTATGACCCCAACTCCATTTCCGCAGTTGATCCCAAGCAATATGCAAGACGTTTTCGAGACTACATGCTCAAAGCCTTTGCACAAGATACATGA
- the LOC121793725 gene encoding uncharacterized protein LOC121793725, which produces MTKHMKETCFQVIGYPEWWEDCHKLNRNQTAKGRSAIGKEGDEGGDRFVAPAGNHETVGAEVGGCRPADAPAVASNWWATGQAEGKKEEAARAHFAQFGGYPDGDDHWVWH; this is translated from the exons ATGACGAAACACATGAAAGAGACCTGCTTTCAAGTGATCGGCtacccggagtggtgggaagaCTGCCACAAACTTAATCGAAACCAGACGGCGAAAGGGAGGTCGGCGATTGGCAAAGAAGGAGATGAAGGGGGTGACCGATTTGTCGCCCCAGCGGGCAACCATGAGACCGTCGGCGCTGAGGTCGGCGGCTGCAGACCGGCGGACGCTCCGGCAGTGGCTAGCAACTGGTGGGCGACGGGACAAGCGGAGGGGAAGAAGGAGGAAGCTGCGAGGGCTCACTTTGCCCAATTTGGAG gatatccggacggggaCGATCATTGGGTGTGGCACTGA
- the LOC121796922 gene encoding uncharacterized protein LOC121796922 → MDRLVGVTDVDCVDNLRMDRNTFGRLCQLLRHIGGLKDGKYVLVEEQVAIFLGQTISHYVHRVLIAILKMHTLFLVKPDPITDDCLDPRWKWFKGCLGALDGMYINMLVPNIDKPRYQTQKGQISTNTLAACDRYMRFVYVLPGWEGSAVDSRVLRDAVNRVHGLRVPKGNYYLCDNGYANNDGFLTPYKARLVSGHDDTMLVLDCSCVGENVFSVWARLHNHGAMALERI, encoded by the exons ATGGATAGGTTAGTAGGAGTCACAGATGTCGATTGTGTGGACAACCTTCGAATGGACCGTAACACGTTTGGGAGGTTATGCCAATTACTTAGACACATAGGGGGTCTTAAGGATGGGAAATATGTTCTTGTGGAGGAGCAAGTAGCTATATTCTTAG GACAGACAATATCTCACTATGTACATCGTGTTCTAATTGCGATTTTAAAGATGCACACCCTTTTTTTGGTGAAGCCTGACCCAATAACCGACGATTGCCTTGATCCACGATGGAAGTGGTTTAAG GGTTGTCTGGGAGCCCTTGATGGGATGTATATCAACATGCTTGTGCCTAATATAGACAAGCCAAGGTATCAGACACAGAAGGGACAAATATCGACAAACACATTGGCTGCGTGTGATCGATATATGAGGTTTGTTTATGTTTTACCGGGATGGGAAGGCTCGGCTGTAGATTCTAGAGTACTTCGTGACGCAGTCAACCGGGTTCATGGATTGCGAGTACCAAAAG GGAATTATTACTTGTGCGACAATGGATACGCAAACAACGATGGGTTCTTGACTCCATACAAAGCT AGACTGGTGTCGGGGCATGATGACACGATGTTGGTGCTGGATTGCAGTTGTGTAGGGGAAAATGTCTTTAGTGTTTGGGCAAGGCTGCACAATCATGGTGCAATGGCTCTAGAAAGAATTTGA